A region from the Coffea eugenioides isolate CCC68of chromosome 9, Ceug_1.0, whole genome shotgun sequence genome encodes:
- the LOC113782230 gene encoding signal recognition particle subunit SRP68-like, which translates to MAKENNSSAMDVDNQNSESVDQINSPRFSINVLQLLKSAQMQHGLRFGDYARYRRYCTARLRRLYKSLKFTHGRGKYSKRAITASMVTEVRYLHVVLYTAERAWSHAMEKKTLPDGPNARQRGYLIGRLRKAVKWATLFQDLCAIKGDSRTSLEAEVC; encoded by the exons ATGGCCAAAGAGAACAACTCCTCCGCTATGGATGTGGACAACCAGAATTCGGAATCCGTTGATCAGATTAATAGCCCTAGGTTCTCTATCAATG TTTTGCAGCTCTTGAAATCCGCTCAGATGCAGCATGGATTGCGGTTTGGCGATTACGCTCGTTACCG GAGGTACTGTACTGCTCGGCTCAGGAGATTGTACAAGTCGTTGAAATTCACGCATGGCCGTGGTAAATATAGTAAAAGGGCGATTACAGCTTCTATGGTCACTGAAGTGAG GTATCTTCATGTGGTTCTTTATACAGCAGAAAGAGCTTGGAGCCATGCTATGGAAAAGAAAACGCTGCCAGATGGTCCAAATGCACGTCAGCGTGGCTATCTGATTGGTAGGCTGCGAAAAGCAGTCAAATGGGCTACTTTGTTTCAAGACTTGTGTGCCATTAAGGGAGATTCTAGGACATCTTTGGAAGCAGAGGTGTGCTGA